From the Mesotoga prima MesG1.Ag.4.2 genome, the window TCTATGAAGGTTAAGAGTCTAGTATGGTCGAAATAACTCTGCCTTGTCTCGAGTCTGTACCCTAAATTGGCAGTAGGTTTTCCCTCCTTGAGAACACTTCGGAGCTCAATATTCAGAGGAAAATCGAGCATTGCATTCATGCCAGATTCGAAGAACTCCCCAATAACTCTTTCTCCAGTGTCTTCAAATGGGTCGCTTCTTACCCAGGCTTCACCAAATGTCAGGAAGTTCAATTTGCCGTTCTTGCTGGCGATTTCGTAAACACCTGACTCTCCATTCAAGAATTCCCTCCAGAATTCGTGGGGCACGTAGATCACGGTGTCTATTCTGAATCCATCGATGTCAGCCTCATCTATCCAGAAAGTATAAGAATCCTTCAACGCAGAGATTACTGAAGGGTTTTCCGTGTTCAAGTCATCGAGTCCCGACATCTGATAGTTGAACTTCTGATCCTGGTCGTTGAAATTTGATATGTCAGGTGTCCAGTGATAAATGTTCTCGTCTCTGTGCTCCACAAAATTGTTCAGAGAGAAAGGGTATTGCTCCGGAGAATCCGATGGAACGCTTCCCGAATTCATTTCAAATTCGCCGTCCACGAATCTAAAATAGTCACCCACGTGATTAGGAACTATATCCTGTATTACTAGCAGACCTTTCTCATGGGCTTTTTCTACCAGCTCCTTATATAGAGCTATGTCGCCGAAATGTTCATCGATCCTTTTGAAATCTCTCGCCCAGTAACCGTGGTAGCCACCGTAGTTGACCCAAGGATTCCACCACTGGTTGGCAACAGGAGGCGTAATCCAGATTGCAGTCGCACCGAGTCCTTTGATGTAATCTAGCTTATCGATTATTCCCTTCAAGTCCCCACCATTGTATCTTGAGTTATCACTACCAGCCTCTCCTAATCCCATGTCGTCGTTGGATGGGTCACCATTTGAAAACCGATCAATCATTAAAAAATAGACTACTTGATCCTCCCAGACAGCTGACGAAAGGCAGATTGGTGTTACGAAAAGCATTAATAGAAGAGCGATGAATACTTTCTTCATACACTTAACCTCCTGAGTATTAGATCAAAACGCTATCGAGAAATTCGCCAAGGCTCTTGACCCGGAGTCTGTGGTCTATATGTCTGTTGTACGGCCAGTCCATTATGTACGTATTGATCCCGTGATCAAGTAGGTTCTCTATGTGATGGGGGGCGTCGTCGACCGCGAATTCAATGCCAAGTACTTCGCATAGTTCGCCCTTTCTTGAACTGACTATTACCGAAACTGGTTGACCAATCTCTTCCTGAATCCATCTTTGAGATTGGGTCTGAACATTTCTCCCTTTGGTGGGAAAGCGAGAAGTAATGAAATAGACCTCATGCTGACCTTCGCCTATTAGTTCTCCTAATCTCCTAAGATCCTCATCGTTTGCGTATGAAGGTAGTGATTCGTAAAAGTTTGGTGTGTTTCTAATCCTTTCCCAGACCCTTTCTTCCATTTCAAGCGTCAAGTTGGGCACGCTTTTCCAGAAATCCCAGATCTTGACTTCGACTTCTATCGGTACTTCATCATACATTTCATGGGCAATTCTAAGAAATGCAAGATTGAAGTTTGTGAGAATATCATCTATGTCTATCATGATTTTCATCGCTTCACCTCCGCATAGAAAAAGTATATATCATTCAAGTGTCTGTTCTAGTAATCACCAAAGTACTCTTGCAACTCTAATCGTCAATACCTGCCGTTAATTTGTTTCCGTTCATTCTGGATTCACCAAGCTTTGTCACCAAATGACGTTTGTGGGATAATCAAGACAAGGTCTTCTCTCAAGGAGGAAGAAGAATGTTCGAACTCAAGGAAGTCGCACTGATATATGAAACAAAGAAACAAGCTCTGGCAGCGCTAAAATCAACAAACCTAATTATAGAACAAGGAGAAGAGGTAGGAGTTTTCGGCCCTTCCGGTTCAGGAAAGTCTTCCCTTCTCTTCATCATGAGTACTCTGAAAGAGCCAAGTCGCGGCGAAGTTAAATATGAAGGTAAGGAAATTACCGCTCTTACTCCATCGGCGAAGGCGGAACTAAGGCGGAAGGAGTTTGGTTTTGTCTTTCAGGAACACTTCTTGATTAATCATTTAACTGTGAGAGAAAACATCCTGGTTCCTATAAGAGATAAACGAGGAATCAAAAGGAGAGTCGAGGAGATTACTACTGCGCTTGGACTTGAAGACTTGCTGAAGAGGTTTCCTTATGAACTCTCAGTGGGGCAGAGCCAAAGGGTAGCTGTAGCGAGAGCTTTGATAGGAAATCCTAAGGTCGTTTTTGCCGATGAACCGACCGCTTCACTCGATGATGAAAACGGTCGAAAAGTAATCAACCTGTTGAGATCTTACTGCTCGAAATCAGGAGCGACTCTAGTCCTGGTCTCTCACTCAGCGGAAATTATCGCTGATTTTAAGAGAAGGATCAAAGTTGAAAACGGGCAGGTATACGAGGATACTGTGAATGCTTAAGTACATTTGGCTTTATTTCAGGAGAAGGCCCGGGAGAATTCTAGTCTTCATAATTGTTGTTGCTTTAGGAGTCGCTGTAAGTATCGTTTTGAGCTCGATATTTCTATCTTTTGGAGAGACCAGAAGCAGGATCTCGAAGATCAACGAAAACTGGATTACTGTGCAGTACCTTTCCGATACCGGTAGAAAAGAAGAGATCGATGACAGCCTCAAAGAGATTTTTGCAGACGTATCTGGCATTTCAGATGTGATCCAGGTAGATATCGCTTATCTTGGTTACAATCTTTTTGGAAGCGCGAGAGCGAATTTTCCTGTTTACGGAATAAAGCAAACCGACATTGCACGGATTTTGCAGGTGAGCCAGTCTTACATAGTCGACGGAAGGATTTTCTCCCCTAAAACAAATGAAATAATGGTTTCCGACTCGTTCTTAAAGGCCTCCGGAGTCGGCATAGGACTAGTATACGAGGAGATCTTCGAGACGGCGAGCACAGGGCTGTATAATGTTGTTGCTGCACTTAAAGGCCCTTCGGTTTTTGGAATCGGTCCGTCCGGGATTTCAGGAGGAAAAGGCGCTTATGGATTCATAGTGCTTTCGGAAAGAGGTTTTTCAATAGCGGTCGAAAGTGAGTTGAGGTCAAGAATAGCCGGTGAAGAACTCAAAGTAGGGGTTCAAGGTCCCATCTCTTCAAGAGAGAATATCGAAAGAAGTTATTCCGGTTATTACCTGGGAGTCCTCCTGTGCAATCTCTGCGTTGCTCTTGTGTTTATAATTGGACTTACAATGCTTAACTCGGTCAGCATTCGTGAAAGAAGAAAGGAATACGGTATTCTAGCGGCAATTGGCCATTCACCAGCGAGCCTCGGTGCGAGACTTTTCTTTGAATCCGTATACCAGTGTGCCGCCGGTTGGATTATTGGTCTCTTTGCGGGAAGGATTCTTGTTTCATATCTAGAGACTCGATTTTTCGAACCCAACGGTCTGTTTGTCGGCGATATCTTTGTCTCTACGATATGGACGCTAGTTATTCCAGCAGTAACTGTTGTATTCACTCAAGTTTTGATCGGGAGTCACCTGAGCCGGGATCTTGTGGGACTTCTAAAGAGCTCGGAAAAGAAGAAAGGGATACTAAAGAATAGATTTAAGAACATAAGTTTGCCATGGCTTCGATTTCCGCTGAGAAGCGACGGCTATAGATCCCTATTTGTAAACATAATAGTTTTTGCCCTTCTCGTTACGCTCTTCGGATCATTGCTTTCCTCGCTTACCGATACTATCCGCGATAGTGGTCGGTTCTTCGATAGTTGTTCTTATGTCCAAACTATGGAAAGTGGTGATATTGAACTGCCAGAAGAGATTGTTTCCCGATCCAGGGCTGTACTTCCCGCTTCACTTTTAAACCTAGATGTGAAGCTTATCTTTGGAACCACAGAGATCTTCATACCCGTTGTTTCATCGAAGGATTCAGAGCTTGTGCAGACACTTGTGGGAGATACTTCAGAAAACGCATTCTATGTCAGCAAGGGCCTGTTCGATCTAATAAATAGCGGAGAGGTTAACGGCTATGGCAATTCTTCACCGGTTGTGCTTCCGTCCCTTTACGGTCTCTCCGGCATCGTTGTGGAACAAGAAGTCGCTGCCGAGGGGCTATTGATTTTTCACGCTGGAGATGATCTGGTTGAGGAAATCAGGTTATTTGCCTCTGAAGCCGGTGTAGCTGAGGTTGTAGATCGTCGCTCATTCGAAACTAAGATTCTCAAGGAGAGTCAGTTCATGAATCTCATAACCTCGATTATCATATATCTTCAATTCTTCGTAGTTGTCATTATTGCTGTTGTCACCGTCACAAGGATAGTTCTGGGAAGACGAAGAGAGCTCGCTATTAGAAACATTATTGGTCAGGGAAGGGGTGAAATAGCTCTGCTGCTTTTTGGGGAGTTGATTTTAGTGCTATTTTCAGGAGCCACAATCGGGTTTATCCTGGGAACAATGAGCTGGAGTATATTTAAGGCATTTTTCCTGTCTGGAGTGTACATTTCATCATTCGTGGCAGCTAAGGTTTTTCTTAAAATCTTTATAATGATACTAATTGTCTTGTTTTCTGGTCTTGCGATGGAAAGGTATCTGATATCCAAGCAGGATCCTTTGTCGATTATCGAAAGATAGGTGTAGAAATGAGGTTTAGAGAACTGGTTAGCCCACCCGATGCTTATGAGACAGGTCCGTTGAACAAGATTACTGATCTTGAGGGAATAGAGGTAGGACATTTCACTTTGATTGAAGACGCGCCAAGATGTTTGCGTACCGGCATAAGCATCGTAAGGATTTCTGGGGTATATGGATCTCCGATTCCAGCGGCGTGCAGCGTTTTCAACGGTTATGGGAAATCGATGGGCCTTGTGCAGATAGAGGAGCTCGGGACTGTAGAGAGTGACATCTTTCTCACAAATACTCTGTCGATAGGGGCTGTTCAGCAGGGAGCAGCGAAACTAGCACTTGAAGACAATCCTGAAATGACATCTTTAAATGTTGTTGTAATGGAGTGCAACGATGGGTACCTCAGTGATATTCGCTCATTATCTATCAGAGAAGAGATGGTATCTAAAGCTGTAATGGATGCAAGAAAAGACTTTGCTCTTGGTAGTTGCGGAGCAGGAACTGGAATGATCTGTTTCGGGTATAAAGGGGGAATAGGATCTTCATCCAGGATTATTGAATTCGATGGGAGGAAGTACACCGTCGGGGCGATTGTTCTTTCGAATTTCGGGAGGTCTTCCGATCTTAGAATACCTTCGCTAGAGTTGTCTAACGACAGTGGTAGTTCAGCTCAAGGTGCCGGATCCCTGATCATGATTCTTGGCACCGACCTTCCCTTGATGCCCCATCAGTTGAAGCGGGTCTCGCGACATATGAGTCTTGCCATAGGCTTGCTTGGGGCTCCCGGACATCACGGAAGCGGTGATATCTCTCTTGCTTTCAGTACTGCGAGGGAGTACTCTTTGAGGGATCAGCGATTGATGAAAAATGAGAATACGATTAGCGAGATATTCAGGGCATCCGCATGGGCCTGCGTTGAGGCCATAGTTGATTCGATGCTTTCTTCCGACAGTATGACTGGCTTCAAAGGATCGGTCAAATCTTTGAAGAGCGCAGTGATTCGCAAACCTTGAAATTAATCTAGTTGAAGTCTGTCGAACACTTTGCGCGGTAACCTATTGATGCTAAGATTGAATATTCATTTATCGGGAGATGAAAATGAATGTTTAAAACTCGAGACCTAAAGTCGAATGAAGTTCTGGAGAAGCGTTCGGCAAGATTAGTTTAATGAATATCGATGGCTACCGTGATTTCTTATCGCTTTTAAGGAACGGAATTATTCTGTGCGAGTTGACATTCGAGGGACGCTGCAAAGTGATCGATGCAAATCCAGCTGCGCTTGAAACTGAAGGTCTTACGAGAGAAGCTGCCATTGGAATGGACCTTGAACACTTGTTTCCTCCGGCCCGGGAATTCAGTGTAATGGACGGCGTTCGTAGAGTAAGCGAAACGGGCATTCCACTTCACATTGGATCGAAACATAATCCAGAAACAAGAAGCGAGATTTGGAGAGATGTATCGATTTCCAGACTTTCTTCAAATGTTATCGCCATTGTCTACAATGACTTTGACGAATCATCTGAAGCGAGGAAGGACCTGAAGAAGAGCAAATTAGAGCTAGATAGGCTGTTTTCAAACCTTCCCGGGATTGCCTTCCGATGCAAGAACGACAAAGACTGGACTATGGAAGTTCTCAGTGGGGGATTGGTTGATCTTGCAGGCTATAGACCGGAAGAAATAATTGGAAACAAAAAACTGTCGTATGCGGATCTCATCTTTTCGGAAGACAGGGAGAAAGTCTGGAAAAGCGTACAGGAGTCTTTTACCAGAGACGATCATTATGAGATTGAGTATAGAATAGTAACCAAGTCAGGCATTGTCAAACACGTACTGGAAAGGGGAAAAGTAATCAAAAACCCAGGTGAAGATCAGTCGTTCGTAGAGGGTTTCATCTCCGATATAACGGATCTTAAGGCTGCAAAGATCGAGATCGAAGAAAGCAAAGAAAGACTCGAAAACACTTTCAAGAGTACTGTAAATGCTCTTTCGAAGATCACTGAAATCAGAGATCCTTATACCTCTGGTCATCAAAGAAGAGTCGGACTCCTCGCTGAAGCCGTATCTAGAAAAATGGGACTTGAGAGAAAGCTTTGCGAAAACATCAGAATAAGCGGGCTCCTCCATGACATTGGTAAGCTTTGGATCCCTTCAGAGATTCTAAGTAAGCCAGGTAAACTCAATAAGATAGAAATGGAAATGATCAAGGAGCATCCACGGCTTGGTAGTGAAGTATTAAAGGAGATCGAGTTCGGTTTCCCGATTGCAGAATATGTTATCCAACACCACGAAAGAATGGACGGTTCCGGTTATCCAAACCGATTGAAAGGTGAAGAAATATCTCTACCGGCAAGAATAATTGCCGTTTCAGATGTTGTGGAAGCAATTTCATCACATAGACCATACAGGCCTGCTCTTGGACTGAACGTCGCAATAGAGGAAATCACATCCGGAGCAAGAACTCTTTACGATCCTTCCGTTACAAGGGCTTGTGTTGATCTTCTGAAAAATGGTTTTTCCTTCTAGTAGATTACTGGGAGGGGATAGCCTCTATGATGTTTCTCTTTATAGAAAACAGGGGAATCCTTCTCCCTGTGACGAGAACCTGATACGTCCTTCCCACTTCCAGCATCCTGAAGACCTTAGACGCAGCATAAAAGCCCTGGCTTTCTGCGTTTCTCACAGTGAATTCCTCACCTGACTCGGAGATTATTCTGTAGTCGGAATTTCCCGCGCTTGAATTGTCTATCTTTTTTATGACGGTAATCTCAGTCATCATTACCGCTTTGTCACCCCAGGTAAAGACCATAAAGAAGGCAAGCGCCACCAGTATTGTACCGAGTACTACAAAGACCTCTCCAGAAATATCTTTGAGTCTTCCTTTCAAACGAATCACTCTCCAACTTGCTACGTCTAAACTCTTTCGATTTTCCAGGCTGCTTTCCTGAGTCTATTCATTATTGCGAGACCGACTCCCGTTTCCGGGAAAGGCTCCGCTATAATTTGAGAGAAGCTCATGTTCTCCTTATCTCTGAGCTCTTTGAAGAGATTTGATGCGACTTCGAGAAGGTTACTTCTCGAACCGAGAACCACCTTCTTTACTTGAACGGGATAATAGTCCCGGAGCTCTTCGGAACAGAGCACAAGTGAGCTCTTCCTTCCGGCGATGATCCCCACTTTGCTGACAACCAAGCCCAACTCGCCTTCCACAAGTATCAAAGGAATGTCAGGTGAGTAGTGACGATACTTCAAGCCAGGAGACAAAGGATCACCGAGATACTGCTCCCGGCCAGACGCAAAGCCCGGTATTTGTAGATCTGGAAGCACACCTTTGAGCTGATCTGGATCTATCGGCCCGGGTCTCAAAAGAACAGGTCTTTCCCTCGAAAGATCTATGATAGTCGATTCTAGACCGAAGACTGTCGACCCCGAAAGGATAATACAGCTGACTCTCCCATCCATGTCTTCTACTACATGTTCTTCCCTGGTTGGACTGGGCTTTCCCGACAAGTTGGCGCTGGGAGCAGCAACTGGGACACAAGAAAGCTCGATAAGCTTAGAAGCTACCGGATGAGACGGAAACCTGATGGCGACCGTGTCAAGCCCAGCCGTTACCGAGTCAGGGATTCTTTTTCTCTTCCTGAAAATGAGAGTTACGGGGCCTGGCCAAACAGTGTCCATCAAAGCTGAATACTCACTGAGATTCTGCGAAACAAGATCGGCGACCATTTCACGACTGGAAACATGAACAATCAGCGGATTGTCCTGCGGTCTTCCCTTTGCATGATAGATTTTCGAAATTGCAGATTCATCTAGGGCGTTGGCGCCCAACCCGTATACCGTCTCCGTTGGGAAGACAACCAACTCACCGTCCCTGATAAATCTCGCTGCTTTTTTCAGTCTGAACTCATCCGGTTCCTCTGAATTTACTCTCAAATAAACTGTATTCATTCATCCTCCGTGATTCAAAAGAACTTGCTGATGAACTTCCAGAGCCACAGTATTCCCGTAATGCATACACTGACAACAAACCCCGAAGTGATTGGGAACCAGAACTCAAAACCATCCCGGCTTACATGAATATCTCCCGGAAGCCTTCCCAGACTGAGACCTGCCTTCCGGAAAATAAATAGGAGCAAAGCAATCGCCAGGCACAACAAGCCCACTTTCACCAGGAGTTTCTCAAAAGCCTCCGGACTTATCACACGATCACCTTCCTCATAAATTATAAACTATTTCTTTGAGGCAAAATGAAAGCGTTTTGCCGAAGGAATCGCTCTAGAGAAGAGCGCAGGATAGATTGATTGTTGGGGTGGGATCAAGAAACAATCAGAGAAAGTCAACCACTTTATTTCATCGCCCATGGGTTTCCCCCGTTTTCTTCCTGGTAGAGTCAACGTTATTGTCCTTTCAGCTTCGGTAGTTCAAGTTTCCCTGCTTGACAATGAATATTGTCACTGCTTCGTTTCATTTCGAATCTGCGGGTTATTTCAATCAAGTTTCATCATGAAGTCGGCTGCATCGGTTCTCTCTTGCCACCCCTGCTTCGCATAAAAGCCACGTCTATATGATTCTCTGTCTCTAATGTTTATCAGTCTGATACGACAGCAACCTCTTTCTCTCGCTTCATTTATGGCTCTTCTTAGAAGTTCACTGCCAAATCCCTTTCCTCGCCAGACAGTCTTCACAAAAAGCTCGCCAACGTACCCTTCCGGCTTACCCATGAAAAGGTAGGGCAAGAAATGGACGCTCGTGTACCCGGTTAACTCGCCACCTTCTTCCGAAATGAGAATCAGGTGATCATCTCTCTCGATACTCCATCTGATCATTTCCTTCACACTTTTCAGATAAATCTCTTCTTCAACATTCTTCATTTTGAACCATCCGATATCAACTAATACCTCGTGTAGACCGGGAGCATCTGTGTCTCTAATCTCTCTTATGATCATTCTGATCACGCCCTTTCATATTCAATTTCAAGCCCATTATTCCATAGACGATACTGCACAAACATTCAGTTAATCCTTGTGCGGAGAATCCATTTCATCATCTAAAGTCAAGAGCTAGTACTGTGAAGATCTTGAAGAGCGGAGAATTCGGGATTCTTTTCCAGCAAACTTCTTTCCGATGATTCTGAATCAAATATCTTGAAAAAGAGATTTCTTACGGATACTCATTTCTTCACTGCCCACTAATCGGGCCTTCTCTCTAGCCAAAAAACCTGAACGAAATCTTATCCAGGGTCGAGATCTTTTGTGAAGTAAGAACAAATCCAAATGATCGTAAAAGGCTTAATCAGCCTTATTTGAAAAGACTTGAGCCATCTAGCTTGTATTGACACGACCAGCGCACCATGATAGAATGAACTCTGTAGGGTGGAGAGATGGCCGAGAGGCCGAAGGCGCGTGCCTGCTAAGCACGTGAGGGTTTATAC encodes:
- a CDS encoding 5' nucleotidase, NT5C type; the encoded protein is MKIMIDIDDILTNFNLAFLRIAHEMYDEVPIEVEVKIWDFWKSVPNLTLEMEERVWERIRNTPNFYESLPSYANDEDLRRLGELIGEGQHEVYFITSRFPTKGRNVQTQSQRWIQEEIGQPVSVIVSSRKGELCEVLGIEFAVDDAPHHIENLLDHGINTYIMDWPYNRHIDHRLRVKSLGEFLDSVLI
- a CDS encoding ABC transporter ATP-binding protein, whose translation is MFELKEVALIYETKKQALAALKSTNLIIEQGEEVGVFGPSGSGKSSLLFIMSTLKEPSRGEVKYEGKEITALTPSAKAELRRKEFGFVFQEHFLINHLTVRENILVPIRDKRGIKRRVEEITTALGLEDLLKRFPYELSVGQSQRVAVARALIGNPKVVFADEPTASLDDENGRKVINLLRSYCSKSGATLVLVSHSAEIIADFKRRIKVENGQVYEDTVNA
- a CDS encoding ABC transporter permease, which gives rise to MLKYIWLYFRRRPGRILVFIIVVALGVAVSIVLSSIFLSFGETRSRISKINENWITVQYLSDTGRKEEIDDSLKEIFADVSGISDVIQVDIAYLGYNLFGSARANFPVYGIKQTDIARILQVSQSYIVDGRIFSPKTNEIMVSDSFLKASGVGIGLVYEEIFETASTGLYNVVAALKGPSVFGIGPSGISGGKGAYGFIVLSERGFSIAVESELRSRIAGEELKVGVQGPISSRENIERSYSGYYLGVLLCNLCVALVFIIGLTMLNSVSIRERRKEYGILAAIGHSPASLGARLFFESVYQCAAGWIIGLFAGRILVSYLETRFFEPNGLFVGDIFVSTIWTLVIPAVTVVFTQVLIGSHLSRDLVGLLKSSEKKKGILKNRFKNISLPWLRFPLRSDGYRSLFVNIIVFALLVTLFGSLLSSLTDTIRDSGRFFDSCSYVQTMESGDIELPEEIVSRSRAVLPASLLNLDVKLIFGTTEIFIPVVSSKDSELVQTLVGDTSENAFYVSKGLFDLINSGEVNGYGNSSPVVLPSLYGLSGIVVEQEVAAEGLLIFHAGDDLVEEIRLFASEAGVAEVVDRRSFETKILKESQFMNLITSIIIYLQFFVVVIIAVVTVTRIVLGRRRELAIRNIIGQGRGEIALLLFGELILVLFSGATIGFILGTMSWSIFKAFFLSGVYISSFVAAKVFLKIFIMILIVLFSGLAMERYLISKQDPLSIIER
- a CDS encoding P1 family peptidase, yielding MRFRELVSPPDAYETGPLNKITDLEGIEVGHFTLIEDAPRCLRTGISIVRISGVYGSPIPAACSVFNGYGKSMGLVQIEELGTVESDIFLTNTLSIGAVQQGAAKLALEDNPEMTSLNVVVMECNDGYLSDIRSLSIREEMVSKAVMDARKDFALGSCGAGTGMICFGYKGGIGSSSRIIEFDGRKYTVGAIVLSNFGRSSDLRIPSLELSNDSGSSAQGAGSLIMILGTDLPLMPHQLKRVSRHMSLAIGLLGAPGHHGSGDISLAFSTAREYSLRDQRLMKNENTISEIFRASAWACVEAIVDSMLSSDSMTGFKGSVKSLKSAVIRKP
- a CDS encoding HD domain-containing phosphohydrolase, with translation MIDANPAALETEGLTREAAIGMDLEHLFPPAREFSVMDGVRRVSETGIPLHIGSKHNPETRSEIWRDVSISRLSSNVIAIVYNDFDESSEARKDLKKSKLELDRLFSNLPGIAFRCKNDKDWTMEVLSGGLVDLAGYRPEEIIGNKKLSYADLIFSEDREKVWKSVQESFTRDDHYEIEYRIVTKSGIVKHVLERGKVIKNPGEDQSFVEGFISDITDLKAAKIEIEESKERLENTFKSTVNALSKITEIRDPYTSGHQRRVGLLAEAVSRKMGLERKLCENIRISGLLHDIGKLWIPSEILSKPGKLNKIEMEMIKEHPRLGSEVLKEIEFGFPIAEYVIQHHERMDGSGYPNRLKGEEISLPARIIAVSDVVEAISSHRPYRPALGLNVAIEEITSGARTLYDPSVTRACVDLLKNGFSF
- a CDS encoding L-threonylcarbamoyladenylate synthase, with amino-acid sequence MNTVYLRVNSEEPDEFRLKKAARFIRDGELVVFPTETVYGLGANALDESAISKIYHAKGRPQDNPLIVHVSSREMVADLVSQNLSEYSALMDTVWPGPVTLIFRKRKRIPDSVTAGLDTVAIRFPSHPVASKLIELSCVPVAAPSANLSGKPSPTREEHVVEDMDGRVSCIILSGSTVFGLESTIIDLSRERPVLLRPGPIDPDQLKGVLPDLQIPGFASGREQYLGDPLSPGLKYRHYSPDIPLILVEGELGLVVSKVGIIAGRKSSLVLCSEELRDYYPVQVKKVVLGSRSNLLEVASNLFKELRDKENMSFSQIIAEPFPETGVGLAIMNRLRKAAWKIERV
- a CDS encoding DUF2905 domain-containing protein — translated: MISPEAFEKLLVKVGLLCLAIALLLFIFRKAGLSLGRLPGDIHVSRDGFEFWFPITSGFVVSVCITGILWLWKFISKFF
- a CDS encoding GNAT family N-acetyltransferase; this encodes MKNVEEEIYLKSVKEMIRWSIERDDHLILISEEGGELTGYTSVHFLPYLFMGKPEGYVGELFVKTVWRGKGFGSELLRRAINEARERGCCRIRLINIRDRESYRRGFYAKQGWQERTDAADFMMKLD